The following are encoded together in the Juglans microcarpa x Juglans regia isolate MS1-56 chromosome 2D, Jm3101_v1.0, whole genome shotgun sequence genome:
- the LOC121250574 gene encoding probable inactive leucine-rich repeat receptor-like protein kinase At3g03770 isoform X1 — MGYLCMLLLVVLFIPSTNALQTSQTQVLLQLRKQLEFPSSLQILESYDGDFCSLSSSAHMSISCQDSSVTQLKIMGDKPVKVSEFSGFAIRNKTLSESFSIDSFVTTLTRLPSLRVLSLVSLGIWGPLPDKIHRLSSLELLDLSSNFMYGSIPPAISRLVKLHTLILDGNYFNESVPAWLDSFSNLSILSLKSNGLKGQIPFSVCKIKTLTNLALSHNELSGKLPDFNTLTGLHVLDLRENHLDSELPVMPEVLVTALLSKNLFSGKIPEQFGNLGQLQHLDLSFNHLSGTPPAALFSLPNISYLNLGSNMLSGSLPNELSCSGKLGFVDLSSNKFIGGLPSCLSSNSDQVVVKFGENCLSIDSQHQHQGSYCEEAIKRGKQSKGRNIAVVVAVIVGACLVMVLLVVGALLLCREFRSRRTHEQHTLPKMVKENIPAGVSSELLANARLISQASKLGTQGAPVCRLFAFEELKEATNGFDSSRFLGEGSMGKLYRGRLENGTSVAIRALSLVKKCSNQNLKVRLDLLSKLHHPHLVGLLGHCLDGSGQDDSSGNEVFLVYEYVPNGNYRTHLSDSFPEKVLKWSDRLQILIGVAKAVHFLHTGVIPGCFNNQLKTNNILLDEHQIAKLSDYGVFIVTGEIEKFQVKGEGSKPCQQTNVQDDVYNFGFILLESLVGPIATGKGEAFLLNEMASFGSQDGRRRIVDPVVLTTCSQESLSIVISITNKCLSPEPSSRPSFEDVLWNLQYAAQVQATSDADQKSDSTS, encoded by the exons ATGGGGTATTTGTGCATGCTGCTTCTTGTCGTTCTGTTCATTCCAAGTACTAATGCGTTGCAAACCTCTCAGACCCAAGTCTTACTACAGCTAAGAAAGCAGTTGGAGTTCCCTTCCTCATTGCAAATTTTGGAAAGCTACGATGGAGATTTCTGTAGCCTATCTTCATCTGCACACATGAGCATCTCATGTCAGGACAGTTCCGTTACTCAGCTAAAAATTATGGGAGATAAGCCTGTCAAGGTCAGTGAGTTCAGTGGATTTGCAATTCGCAACAAGACTCTTTCTGAAAGTTTCTCCATTGATTCCTTTGTCACCACATTGACAAGGCTGCCCAGCTTAAGGGTTCTTAGCTTAGTGTCCTTGGGGATTTGGGGACCACTTCCGGATAAGATTCATAGGCTATCTTCGCTTGAACTTCTGGACTTGAGCTCAAATTTTATGTATGGTTCAATTCCACCTGCGATATCCAGATTAGTGAAGCTTCATACATTAATACTGGATGGCAATTATTTCAATGAAAGTGTCCCTGCTTGGTTGGACTCATTTTCAAACCTCTCCATTTTGAGTTTGAAGAGTAATGGATTGAAGGGTCAGATTCCTTTTTCGGTATGCAAGATCAAGACACTCACTAACCTTGCACTGTCCCACAATGAGCTTTCTGGAAAATTACCTGATTTTAATACTTTAACAGGTCTACACGTATTGGATTTAAGAGAAAACCATTTAGATTCTGAACTACCAGTAATGCCCGAAGTGTTGGTTACAGCACTACTGAGCAAGAACTTGTTCTCGGGCAAGATTCCCGAGCAATTTGGTAATTTGGGTCAGCTTCAACACCTCGATCTATCATTCAACCATCTGAGTGGAACTCCTCCTGCTGCGTTGTTCTCTTTACCAAACATCAGCTATTTGAATTTAGGTTCCAACATGCTCAGCGGGTCACTTCCAAATGAGTTAAGTTGTAGTGGCAAACTTGGGTTTGTTGATTTATCCAGTAACAAGTTTATAGGTGGGCTTCCTTCTTGCTTGAGCAGCAATTCAGATCAGGTAGTCGttaaatttggtgaaaattgcTTGTCCATTGATTCCCAACATCAACATCAAGGATCATATTGTGAAGAAGCCATTAAGAGGGGTAAACAATCCAAAGGAAGAAATATAGCAGTAGTGGTTGCTGTCATTGTTGGAGCTTGTCTTGTTATGGTGCTTTTGGTAGTCGGGGCTCTATTATTGTGTAGAGAATTCCGTTCAAGAAGGACACACGAGCAGCATACATTGCCAAAGATGGTGAAAGAGAATATACCAGCTGGGGTTTCCTCCGAACTGCTTGCAAATGCTA GGCTCATTTCTCAAGCATCAAAGCTAGGGACACAAGGAGCCCCTGTATGCCGATTATTTGCTTTTGAAGAGTTGAAGGAAGCGACAAACGGCTTTGATTCATCTAGGTTTCTTGGTGAAGGCTCTATGGGGAAG cTTTACAGGGGGCGATTGGAGAATGGGACCTCTGTCGCCATACGGGCTCTATCTTTAGTGAAGAAATGTTCTAATCAAAACCTTAAAGTTCGTCTTGATCTGCTCTCAAAGCTTCACCATCCGCATTTAGTTGGCCTCTTGGGTCATTGCCTTGATGGTAGTGGACAAGATGATTCCAGTGGCAATGAAGTTTTTCTTGTATATGAATATGTTCCTAATGGGAATTACCGTACCCATTTGTCAG ATAGTTTTCCAGAGAAGGTCCTTAAATGGTCAGATAGACTTCAAATTTTAATTGGAGTTGCCAAAGCTGTTCATTTCTTACATACTGGAGTAATTCCCGGTTGTTTCAATAACCAACTGAAGACGAACAATATATTGCTTGACGAGCATCAGATTGCTAAGCTAAGTGACTATGGGGTGTTCATCGTCACAGGGGAAATCGAAAAATTTCAG GTGAAGGGAGAAGGCTCAAAACCATG CCAACAAACAAATGTACAGGATGATGTTTACAACTTTGGGTTTATATTGCTTGAATCACTTGTTGGGCCCATTGCGACTGGAAAAGGAGAAGCATTTCTCCTAAATGAAATG GCATCCTTTGGCAGTCAGGATGGTAGAAGGCGGATTGTGGATCCTGTTGTGTTGACTACTTGCTCGCAGGAGTCATTATCAATTGTGATATCCATCACAAACAAATGCCTATCTCCTGAGCCATCATCTCGACCCTCTTTCGAAGATGTTCTTTGGAACTTACAGTATGCCGCTCAAGTCCAGGCCACTTCTGATGCTGATCAGAAATCAGATTCTACATCGTAG
- the LOC121250574 gene encoding probable inactive leucine-rich repeat receptor-like protein kinase At3g03770 isoform X2 yields MSISCQDSSVTQLKIMGDKPVKVSEFSGFAIRNKTLSESFSIDSFVTTLTRLPSLRVLSLVSLGIWGPLPDKIHRLSSLELLDLSSNFMYGSIPPAISRLVKLHTLILDGNYFNESVPAWLDSFSNLSILSLKSNGLKGQIPFSVCKIKTLTNLALSHNELSGKLPDFNTLTGLHVLDLRENHLDSELPVMPEVLVTALLSKNLFSGKIPEQFGNLGQLQHLDLSFNHLSGTPPAALFSLPNISYLNLGSNMLSGSLPNELSCSGKLGFVDLSSNKFIGGLPSCLSSNSDQVVVKFGENCLSIDSQHQHQGSYCEEAIKRGKQSKGRNIAVVVAVIVGACLVMVLLVVGALLLCREFRSRRTHEQHTLPKMVKENIPAGVSSELLANARLISQASKLGTQGAPVCRLFAFEELKEATNGFDSSRFLGEGSMGKLYRGRLENGTSVAIRALSLVKKCSNQNLKVRLDLLSKLHHPHLVGLLGHCLDGSGQDDSSGNEVFLVYEYVPNGNYRTHLSDSFPEKVLKWSDRLQILIGVAKAVHFLHTGVIPGCFNNQLKTNNILLDEHQIAKLSDYGVFIVTGEIEKFQVKGEGSKPCQQTNVQDDVYNFGFILLESLVGPIATGKGEAFLLNEMASFGSQDGRRRIVDPVVLTTCSQESLSIVISITNKCLSPEPSSRPSFEDVLWNLQYAAQVQATSDADQKSDSTS; encoded by the exons ATGAGCATCTCATGTCAGGACAGTTCCGTTACTCAGCTAAAAATTATGGGAGATAAGCCTGTCAAGGTCAGTGAGTTCAGTGGATTTGCAATTCGCAACAAGACTCTTTCTGAAAGTTTCTCCATTGATTCCTTTGTCACCACATTGACAAGGCTGCCCAGCTTAAGGGTTCTTAGCTTAGTGTCCTTGGGGATTTGGGGACCACTTCCGGATAAGATTCATAGGCTATCTTCGCTTGAACTTCTGGACTTGAGCTCAAATTTTATGTATGGTTCAATTCCACCTGCGATATCCAGATTAGTGAAGCTTCATACATTAATACTGGATGGCAATTATTTCAATGAAAGTGTCCCTGCTTGGTTGGACTCATTTTCAAACCTCTCCATTTTGAGTTTGAAGAGTAATGGATTGAAGGGTCAGATTCCTTTTTCGGTATGCAAGATCAAGACACTCACTAACCTTGCACTGTCCCACAATGAGCTTTCTGGAAAATTACCTGATTTTAATACTTTAACAGGTCTACACGTATTGGATTTAAGAGAAAACCATTTAGATTCTGAACTACCAGTAATGCCCGAAGTGTTGGTTACAGCACTACTGAGCAAGAACTTGTTCTCGGGCAAGATTCCCGAGCAATTTGGTAATTTGGGTCAGCTTCAACACCTCGATCTATCATTCAACCATCTGAGTGGAACTCCTCCTGCTGCGTTGTTCTCTTTACCAAACATCAGCTATTTGAATTTAGGTTCCAACATGCTCAGCGGGTCACTTCCAAATGAGTTAAGTTGTAGTGGCAAACTTGGGTTTGTTGATTTATCCAGTAACAAGTTTATAGGTGGGCTTCCTTCTTGCTTGAGCAGCAATTCAGATCAGGTAGTCGttaaatttggtgaaaattgcTTGTCCATTGATTCCCAACATCAACATCAAGGATCATATTGTGAAGAAGCCATTAAGAGGGGTAAACAATCCAAAGGAAGAAATATAGCAGTAGTGGTTGCTGTCATTGTTGGAGCTTGTCTTGTTATGGTGCTTTTGGTAGTCGGGGCTCTATTATTGTGTAGAGAATTCCGTTCAAGAAGGACACACGAGCAGCATACATTGCCAAAGATGGTGAAAGAGAATATACCAGCTGGGGTTTCCTCCGAACTGCTTGCAAATGCTA GGCTCATTTCTCAAGCATCAAAGCTAGGGACACAAGGAGCCCCTGTATGCCGATTATTTGCTTTTGAAGAGTTGAAGGAAGCGACAAACGGCTTTGATTCATCTAGGTTTCTTGGTGAAGGCTCTATGGGGAAG cTTTACAGGGGGCGATTGGAGAATGGGACCTCTGTCGCCATACGGGCTCTATCTTTAGTGAAGAAATGTTCTAATCAAAACCTTAAAGTTCGTCTTGATCTGCTCTCAAAGCTTCACCATCCGCATTTAGTTGGCCTCTTGGGTCATTGCCTTGATGGTAGTGGACAAGATGATTCCAGTGGCAATGAAGTTTTTCTTGTATATGAATATGTTCCTAATGGGAATTACCGTACCCATTTGTCAG ATAGTTTTCCAGAGAAGGTCCTTAAATGGTCAGATAGACTTCAAATTTTAATTGGAGTTGCCAAAGCTGTTCATTTCTTACATACTGGAGTAATTCCCGGTTGTTTCAATAACCAACTGAAGACGAACAATATATTGCTTGACGAGCATCAGATTGCTAAGCTAAGTGACTATGGGGTGTTCATCGTCACAGGGGAAATCGAAAAATTTCAG GTGAAGGGAGAAGGCTCAAAACCATG CCAACAAACAAATGTACAGGATGATGTTTACAACTTTGGGTTTATATTGCTTGAATCACTTGTTGGGCCCATTGCGACTGGAAAAGGAGAAGCATTTCTCCTAAATGAAATG GCATCCTTTGGCAGTCAGGATGGTAGAAGGCGGATTGTGGATCCTGTTGTGTTGACTACTTGCTCGCAGGAGTCATTATCAATTGTGATATCCATCACAAACAAATGCCTATCTCCTGAGCCATCATCTCGACCCTCTTTCGAAGATGTTCTTTGGAACTTACAGTATGCCGCTCAAGTCCAGGCCACTTCTGATGCTGATCAGAAATCAGATTCTACATCGTAG
- the LOC121249849 gene encoding uncharacterized protein LOC121249849 isoform X2: MVLGLKAKNRRSASVQINYLIHVEEIKPWPPSQSLRSLRSVLIQWENGDRNSGSTNIVVPSLGSVVVEGKIEFNESFRLPVTLLRDMSVKGGDADAFQKNCLEFNLYEARRDKTVKGQSLATVIIDLADYGVVQDALSISAPMNCKRSYGNTDQPILYIKIQPVRKGRTNSLLRDNQSRGVSQNDNGGGSVSALMNEEYAEEAESASFTDDDVSSHSSQTIASTAFDSIGGLAPQETGPDMVRHSTGGGNKEHALAANLKLEKSNMTSCIGSQENPKGSSSRSSSIDLSSDLGSPVNGPASVSNFPNSISTSIQQHVASNGFHSSSSSLVYENMEEDSDASIRSNDNGHLALEVHEKISNTTSVVSGDGERNIKENVPNSFVASPDKNSLMVEKLDSSKYSDSQVNGNSDGKGWEIGSDHLEEAETTDDYFDGSTEDKDGKEPQENGVEIENLDEKTLFTEDEPSVTGSATRGQASLEGDAFSLSCGSLGMKSIILKNERLKNVKSVRSSTDLGRTNGSVSSNQHTEVTEAGVLGDAQYIGRNLRSNERKDAKVYPKDTKSALLDSKIQQLEHRIKMLEGELREAAAVEASLYSVVAEHGSSMSKVHAPARRLSRLYLHACRQSSLSRKASAARSAVSGLVLVAKACGNDVPRLTFWLSNSIVLRTIISKAIGDRELPLPAESGIERNGGVKVDNKVSSLLKWKVSSPGIKENAKSLYGSFGNWEDPRTFTSALEKIESWIFSRIVESIWWQTLTPHMQSAAATTINECLGSSSRKTYERLSSSGEQEQGNFAIDLWKKAFRDACERLCPVRAGGHECGCLPLLARLIMEQCVARLDVAMFNAILRESADEIPTDPVSDPISDSKVLPIFAGKSSFGAGAQLKNAIGNWSRWLTDLFGMDDDDTDEREYASFKSFHLLNALSDLMMLPKDMLLSKSVRKEVCPSFGAPLIKRVVDNFVPDEFCPDPIPGVVLEALDSEDHFEPGEESLMNFPCAAAPIVYSPPPAASVANIIGEIGSQTHLRRSGSSVLRKSYTSDDELDELNSPLSSIFIDGSLSSAVPTKPSWVLKGNGNQDAVRYELLRSVWMNSD, translated from the exons ATGGTTCTGGGCTTGAAAGCAAAGAACAGGCGAAGCGCCTCGgtccaaataaattatttgatccATGTAGAGGAGATCAAGCCTTGGCCCCCATCACAGTCACTTAGATCCCTCCGTTCCGTTCTGATTCAATGGGAAAATGGTGATCGAAATTCTGGGTCTACCAACATTGTTGTACCATCACTTGGCTCAGTTGTTGTTGAGGGAAAGATTGAATTCAATGAGTCTTTTAGGCTACCTGTGACCTTGTTGAGGGACATGTCTGTCAAAGGTGGTGACGCCGATGCATTTCAAAAGAATTGCTTGGAGTTTAACTTGTATGAGGCAAGGAGGGACAAGACTGTGAAGGGCCAGTCGTTGGCTACTGTCATCATTGACTTGGCAGATTATGGTGTTGTGCAAGATGCCTTAAGCATTAGTGCTCCGATGAACTGCAAGAGGAGCTATGGGAACACAGATCAGccaattttatatatcaaaatccAGCCTGTTCGTAAGGGTCGCACTAATTCTTTGTTGAGGGACAATCAATCAAGAGGCGTGTCGCAGAATGATAATGGTGGCGGATCTGTTTCTGCCTTGATGAATGAAGAGTATGCTGAGGAAGCAGAGAGTGCGTCTTTCACCGATGATGATGTTTCATCACACTCATCTCAGACAATTGCTTCTACTGCTTTTGACTCTATTGGGGGCTTAGCTCCTCAAGAG ACTGGACCAGACATGGTGAGGCATAGCACTGGAGGGGGCAACAAGGAGCATGCCTTAGCTGCAAACCTGAAGCTTGAAAAATCTAATATGACATCATGTATTGGATCACAAGAAAATCCGAAGGGGAGTTCATCTCGCTCGTCATCAATAGACTTATCCTCTGATCTGGGGAGTCCAGTAAATGGTCCTGCTTCTGTATCGAACTTTCCTAACTCTATTTCAACATCAATCCAACAACATGTTGCTTCCAATGGTTTTCactcttcatcatcatccttGGTGTATGAAAATATGGAGGAAGATTCTGATGCCAGCATTCGAAGTAATGACAATGGACATTTAGCTCTGGAAGTTCACGAAAAGATTAGTAATACCACAAGTGTAGTTTCGGGTGATGGCGAGCGGAACATCAAGGAAAACGTACCTAACAGTTTTGTAGCATCCCCAGACAAAAATTCCCTGATGGTTGAGAAACTGGACTCCTCCAAGTATAGTGATTCTCAAGTTAATGGAAACAGTGATGGGAAGGGTTGGGAAATTGGTAGCGATCACTTGGAGGAGGCTGAAACCACAGATGATTACTTTGATGGTTCTACGGAGGATAAAGATGGAAAGGAACCCCAAGAAAACGGAGTTGAAATAGAAAACTTGGATGAGAAAACACTTTTTACAGAAGATGAACCATCAGTCACCGGAAGTGCTACCAGAGGGCAAGCCTCTTTGGAAGGTGATGCATTTTCTTTAAGCTGTGGAAGTCTTGGAATGAAGAGCATTATCCTTAAAAATGAGAGATTAAAGAATGTGAAGTCTGTTAGGTCATCAACAGACTTAGGTAGGACCAATGGATCAGTAAGTAGTAATCAGCACACAGAAGTAACAGAAGCTGGTGTCCTGGGAGATGCACAGTACATTGGACGAAACCTCAGAAGCAATGAAAGGAAAGATGCTAAAGTTTATCCAAAGGATACAAAAAGTGCCCTTTTAGATAGCAAAATCCAGCAATTGGAACACAGAATAAAGATGCTTGAGGGTGAGTTGAGAGAAGCCGCTGCTGTGGAGGCTTCTCTTTATTCAGTAGTTGCAGAGCATGGAAGTTCCATGAGTAAGGTCCATGCTCCTGCTCGGCGCCTTTCAAGGCTGTATCTTCATGCTTGTAGACAAAGTTCTCTATCAAGGAAAGCATCTGCTGCTAGAAGTGCTGTTTCAGGACTAGTTTTGGTGGCAAAAGCATGTGGAAATGACGTTCCAAG ATTGACATTTTGGTTGTCCAACTCGATTGTCTTGAGAACAATTATAAGCAAAGCCATTGGGGACCGGGAGCTACCACTGCCTGCTGAATCTGGTATTGAAAGGAATGGTGGGGTAAAGGTAGATAACAAGGTATCATCCCTATTAAAATGGAAAGTGTCTTCACCTGgcataaaagaaaatgcaaaatctTTGTATGGAAGTTTTGGCAACTGGGAGGACCCACGTACGTTTACATCTGcattagaaaaaatagaaagttgGATCTTCTCCCGAATTGTTGAGTCTATCTGGTGGCAG ACTTTGACTCCACATATGCAGTCTGCTGCTGCAACAACAATTAACGAATGTTTGGGTTCCAGCTCAAGGAAAACCTATGAAAGGTTATCTAGTTCAGGTGAGCAAGAGCAAGGGAACTTTGCAATAGACCTTTGGAAGAAGGCTTTCAGGGATGCCTGTGAAAGACTTTGTCCTGTCCGAGCTGGAGGGCATGAGTGTGGCTGCTTGCCTCTGCTGGCTAGATTG ATAATGGAGCAATGCGTGGCCAGACTGGATGTGGCAATGTTCAATGCTATCCTTCGTGAATCCGCTGATGAGATCCCAACAGATCCTGTATCGGACCCTATCAGTGATTCAAAGGTTCTACCTATTTTTGCTGGGAAATCAAGTTTTGGGGCTGGTGCACAGCTGAAAAATGCG ATTGGAAATTGGTCTAGATGGCTGACTGACTTATTTGGTATGGATG ATGATGACACCGATGAGAGAGAATATGCATCATTCAAGTCTTTTCATCTGCTTAATGCATTAAGTGATCTCATGATGCTTCCAAAGGACATGCTTTTGAGTAAATCCGTCAGGAAAGAG GTATGCCCTTCATTTGGTGCACCATTGATCAAGAGGGTTGTCGACAATTTTGTTCCGGATGAGTTTTGTCCGGACCCAATTCCAGGCGTTGTACTTGAAGCACTGGACTCAGAG GATCATTTCGAGCCAGGGGAGGAGTCTCTGATGAACTTCCCATGTGCTGCGGCTCCTATAGTTTATTCACCTCCTCCGGCAGCTTCAGTCGCAAATATTATTGGAGAGATTGGAAGCCAAACTCACCTGAGAAGAAGTGGGTCCTCGGTGCTCAGGAAATCGTACACGAGTGATGATGAGCTTGACGAGTTGAATTCACCCTTGAGTTCTATATTCATTGATGGCTCCCTTTCATCAGCAGTCCCAACAAAGCCCAGCTGGGTATTAAAGGGTAATGGCAATCAAGATGCTGTAAGATACGAACTACTTCGCAGTGTGTGGATGAATAGCGACTAG
- the LOC121249849 gene encoding uncharacterized protein LOC121249849 isoform X1, whose product MVLGLKAKNRRSASVQINYLIHVEEIKPWPPSQSLRSLRSVLIQWENGDRNSGSTNIVVPSLGSVVVEGKIEFNESFRLPVTLLRDMSVKGGDADAFQKNCLEFNLYEARRDKTVKGQSLATVIIDLADYGVVQDALSISAPMNCKRSYGNTDQPILYIKIQPVRKGRTNSLLRDNQSRGVSQNDNGGGSVSALMNEEYAEEAESASFTDDDVSSHSSQTIASTAFDSIGGLAPQETGPDMVRHSTGGGNKEHALAANLKLEKSNMTSCIGSQENPKGSSSRSSSIDLSSDLGSPVNGPASVSNFPNSISTSIQQHVASNGFHSSSSSLVYENMEEDSDASIRSNDNGHLALEVHEKISNTTSVVSGDGERNIKENVPNSFVASPDKNSLMVEKLDSSKYSDSQVNGNSDGKGWEIGSDHLEEAETTDDYFDGSTEDKDGKEPQENGVEIENLDEKTLFTEDEPSVTGSATRGQASLEGDAFSLSCGSLGMKSIILKNERLKNVKSVRSSTDLGRTNGSVSSNQHTEVTEAGVLGDAQYIGRNLRSNERKDAKVYPKDTKSALLDSKIQQLEHRIKMLEGELREAAAVEASLYSVVAEHGSSMSKVHAPARRLSRLYLHACRQSSLSRKASAARSAVSGLVLVAKACGNDVPRLTFWLSNSIVLRTIISKAIGDRELPLPAESGIERNGGVKVDNKVSSLLKWKVSSPGIKENAKSLYGSFGNWEDPRTFTSALEKIESWIFSRIVESIWWQTLTPHMQSAAATTINECLGSSSRKTYERLSSSGEQEQGNFAIDLWKKAFRDACERLCPVRAGGHECGCLPLLARLIMEQCVARLDVAMFNAILRESADEIPTDPVSDPISDSKVLPIFAGKSSFGAGAQLKNAIGNWSRWLTDLFGMDDDDSIDDANNHDDTDEREYASFKSFHLLNALSDLMMLPKDMLLSKSVRKEVCPSFGAPLIKRVVDNFVPDEFCPDPIPGVVLEALDSEDHFEPGEESLMNFPCAAAPIVYSPPPAASVANIIGEIGSQTHLRRSGSSVLRKSYTSDDELDELNSPLSSIFIDGSLSSAVPTKPSWVLKGNGNQDAVRYELLRSVWMNSD is encoded by the exons ATGGTTCTGGGCTTGAAAGCAAAGAACAGGCGAAGCGCCTCGgtccaaataaattatttgatccATGTAGAGGAGATCAAGCCTTGGCCCCCATCACAGTCACTTAGATCCCTCCGTTCCGTTCTGATTCAATGGGAAAATGGTGATCGAAATTCTGGGTCTACCAACATTGTTGTACCATCACTTGGCTCAGTTGTTGTTGAGGGAAAGATTGAATTCAATGAGTCTTTTAGGCTACCTGTGACCTTGTTGAGGGACATGTCTGTCAAAGGTGGTGACGCCGATGCATTTCAAAAGAATTGCTTGGAGTTTAACTTGTATGAGGCAAGGAGGGACAAGACTGTGAAGGGCCAGTCGTTGGCTACTGTCATCATTGACTTGGCAGATTATGGTGTTGTGCAAGATGCCTTAAGCATTAGTGCTCCGATGAACTGCAAGAGGAGCTATGGGAACACAGATCAGccaattttatatatcaaaatccAGCCTGTTCGTAAGGGTCGCACTAATTCTTTGTTGAGGGACAATCAATCAAGAGGCGTGTCGCAGAATGATAATGGTGGCGGATCTGTTTCTGCCTTGATGAATGAAGAGTATGCTGAGGAAGCAGAGAGTGCGTCTTTCACCGATGATGATGTTTCATCACACTCATCTCAGACAATTGCTTCTACTGCTTTTGACTCTATTGGGGGCTTAGCTCCTCAAGAG ACTGGACCAGACATGGTGAGGCATAGCACTGGAGGGGGCAACAAGGAGCATGCCTTAGCTGCAAACCTGAAGCTTGAAAAATCTAATATGACATCATGTATTGGATCACAAGAAAATCCGAAGGGGAGTTCATCTCGCTCGTCATCAATAGACTTATCCTCTGATCTGGGGAGTCCAGTAAATGGTCCTGCTTCTGTATCGAACTTTCCTAACTCTATTTCAACATCAATCCAACAACATGTTGCTTCCAATGGTTTTCactcttcatcatcatccttGGTGTATGAAAATATGGAGGAAGATTCTGATGCCAGCATTCGAAGTAATGACAATGGACATTTAGCTCTGGAAGTTCACGAAAAGATTAGTAATACCACAAGTGTAGTTTCGGGTGATGGCGAGCGGAACATCAAGGAAAACGTACCTAACAGTTTTGTAGCATCCCCAGACAAAAATTCCCTGATGGTTGAGAAACTGGACTCCTCCAAGTATAGTGATTCTCAAGTTAATGGAAACAGTGATGGGAAGGGTTGGGAAATTGGTAGCGATCACTTGGAGGAGGCTGAAACCACAGATGATTACTTTGATGGTTCTACGGAGGATAAAGATGGAAAGGAACCCCAAGAAAACGGAGTTGAAATAGAAAACTTGGATGAGAAAACACTTTTTACAGAAGATGAACCATCAGTCACCGGAAGTGCTACCAGAGGGCAAGCCTCTTTGGAAGGTGATGCATTTTCTTTAAGCTGTGGAAGTCTTGGAATGAAGAGCATTATCCTTAAAAATGAGAGATTAAAGAATGTGAAGTCTGTTAGGTCATCAACAGACTTAGGTAGGACCAATGGATCAGTAAGTAGTAATCAGCACACAGAAGTAACAGAAGCTGGTGTCCTGGGAGATGCACAGTACATTGGACGAAACCTCAGAAGCAATGAAAGGAAAGATGCTAAAGTTTATCCAAAGGATACAAAAAGTGCCCTTTTAGATAGCAAAATCCAGCAATTGGAACACAGAATAAAGATGCTTGAGGGTGAGTTGAGAGAAGCCGCTGCTGTGGAGGCTTCTCTTTATTCAGTAGTTGCAGAGCATGGAAGTTCCATGAGTAAGGTCCATGCTCCTGCTCGGCGCCTTTCAAGGCTGTATCTTCATGCTTGTAGACAAAGTTCTCTATCAAGGAAAGCATCTGCTGCTAGAAGTGCTGTTTCAGGACTAGTTTTGGTGGCAAAAGCATGTGGAAATGACGTTCCAAG ATTGACATTTTGGTTGTCCAACTCGATTGTCTTGAGAACAATTATAAGCAAAGCCATTGGGGACCGGGAGCTACCACTGCCTGCTGAATCTGGTATTGAAAGGAATGGTGGGGTAAAGGTAGATAACAAGGTATCATCCCTATTAAAATGGAAAGTGTCTTCACCTGgcataaaagaaaatgcaaaatctTTGTATGGAAGTTTTGGCAACTGGGAGGACCCACGTACGTTTACATCTGcattagaaaaaatagaaagttgGATCTTCTCCCGAATTGTTGAGTCTATCTGGTGGCAG ACTTTGACTCCACATATGCAGTCTGCTGCTGCAACAACAATTAACGAATGTTTGGGTTCCAGCTCAAGGAAAACCTATGAAAGGTTATCTAGTTCAGGTGAGCAAGAGCAAGGGAACTTTGCAATAGACCTTTGGAAGAAGGCTTTCAGGGATGCCTGTGAAAGACTTTGTCCTGTCCGAGCTGGAGGGCATGAGTGTGGCTGCTTGCCTCTGCTGGCTAGATTG ATAATGGAGCAATGCGTGGCCAGACTGGATGTGGCAATGTTCAATGCTATCCTTCGTGAATCCGCTGATGAGATCCCAACAGATCCTGTATCGGACCCTATCAGTGATTCAAAGGTTCTACCTATTTTTGCTGGGAAATCAAGTTTTGGGGCTGGTGCACAGCTGAAAAATGCG ATTGGAAATTGGTCTAGATGGCTGACTGACTTATTTGGTATGGATGATGATGACTCAATTGATGATGCAAATAACCATGATGACACCGATGAGAGAGAATATGCATCATTCAAGTCTTTTCATCTGCTTAATGCATTAAGTGATCTCATGATGCTTCCAAAGGACATGCTTTTGAGTAAATCCGTCAGGAAAGAG GTATGCCCTTCATTTGGTGCACCATTGATCAAGAGGGTTGTCGACAATTTTGTTCCGGATGAGTTTTGTCCGGACCCAATTCCAGGCGTTGTACTTGAAGCACTGGACTCAGAG GATCATTTCGAGCCAGGGGAGGAGTCTCTGATGAACTTCCCATGTGCTGCGGCTCCTATAGTTTATTCACCTCCTCCGGCAGCTTCAGTCGCAAATATTATTGGAGAGATTGGAAGCCAAACTCACCTGAGAAGAAGTGGGTCCTCGGTGCTCAGGAAATCGTACACGAGTGATGATGAGCTTGACGAGTTGAATTCACCCTTGAGTTCTATATTCATTGATGGCTCCCTTTCATCAGCAGTCCCAACAAAGCCCAGCTGGGTATTAAAGGGTAATGGCAATCAAGATGCTGTAAGATACGAACTACTTCGCAGTGTGTGGATGAATAGCGACTAG